In Amaranthus tricolor cultivar Red isolate AtriRed21 chromosome 5, ASM2621246v1, whole genome shotgun sequence, a genomic segment contains:
- the LOC130813636 gene encoding uncharacterized protein LOC130813636, protein MIEVGQAWVSRSWFFPMCCEGIQHGERRQILFMLVMDLESISGIPAFALYLILHCLEVFSGYLAVKVPLPKLSNAEFYDDWAVHMRDQRVVEKITRSTNSKFDDVVPAIEEGNDISQMSLERLMDSLSSHEQRMKYSNNNISSNSEHALQSRAHVTRGGYNNSRGRGHGRGRGQGRGGTYFSSNKEKNGEERRSKSQCHQDEQANVAEAEQPLVLAFKQGAETEANNIWYLDTASSNHRTGQKDIFSFLDELVQGEVNFGNKTKVPVKGKGDISIHSKDGTNVTIVDVFYVPDLHWNLLSLGQLSEKGHKIVLEDGACQIKGKNDKTIARVKMTKNRMFPLSIHTKYLMNLQAMIKDSNWIWHLHLIRSFKF, encoded by the exons atgattgaagttggacaagcatgggtATCAAG AAGTTGGTTCTTCCCTATGTGCTGTGAGGGGATTCAACATGGTGAACGCAGACAGATTTTGTTTATGTTGGTTATGGAT CTGGAGTCTATTTCTGGTATCCCTGCATTTGCCCTATATTTGATTTTGCATTGTTTAGAAGTATTTTCGGGTTATTTAGCTGTGAAA GTGCCCCTTCCAAAATTATCAAATGCAGAATTTTACGATGACTGGGCAGTTCATATGAGA GACCAACGTGTAGTTGAAAAAATTACACGATCAACAAATTCTAAGTTTGATGATGTTGTTCCAGCTATTGAAGAAGGGAATGACATATCTCAAATGTCCTTAGAAAGATTAATGGATTCATTGTCATCACACGAACAACGAATGAAATATAGCAACAATAATATTAGTTCTAATTCTGAGCATGCTCTACAAAGTAGAGCACATGTTACTAGAGGTGGATATAACAATAGTCGCGGTCGTGGTCATGGTCGAGGTCGCGGTCAAGGAAGAGGAGGAACTTATTTTTCctctaataaagaaaaaaacgGAGAAG AACGTCGATCCAAGTCGCAATGTCATCAAGATGAGCAAGCTAATGTTGCTGAAGCAGAGCAACCATTAGTTCTTGCATTCAAGCAAGGAGCGGAGACTGAagcaaacaatatttggtatcttGACACTGCTAGTAGTAACCATAGGACAGGTCAAAAAGATATCTTTAGCTTCTTAGATGAATTAGTTCAAGGAGAAGTTAATTTTGGGAATAAAACAAAGGTCCCTGTGAAAGGTAAAGGTGATATTAGTATTCATTCTAAGGATGGTACTAATGTTACCATTGTTGATGTATTTTATGTTCCTGATTTACATTGGAACTTGTTAAGTTTGGGTCAACTGTCTGAGAAAGGACACAAGATTGTATTGGAAGATGGAGCTTGCCAGATCAAAGGCAAAAATGATAAGACTATTGCAAGGGTGAAAATGACAAAGAATCGCATGTTTCCTTTGTCTATTCATACTAAATATTTGATGAACTTGCAAGCTATGATTAAGGATAGCAACTGGATATGGCATCTTCATTTAATTCggtcatttaaattttaa
- the LOC130813637 gene encoding uncharacterized protein LOC130813637 produces the protein MVIGLPNIKAPSNPCESCILGKHQRDSFLIRNSRRAKQSLELVHTDICGPVEVESIGHKRYFLLFVDDYTSKIWIYFLREKLEAFNKFKEFKALIEKQCGSYLKTLRLDRGGEFTSNEFNDYCKQEGIRRELTASYTPQQNGIAERKNRTIFEMVSNKERSWKDTKRSLDSDVTKGYKSYNPDRKKVIISRDVHFVEDEEWQWDNATDTNTNVSVNETNFNDTLERVTTEPLSSASLSLHQEWDDDESDNDANDDIANFCLFADCDPVSFDVAIINEKWVQIRKEVIHSIEKNNTWELTSLPPRKKDIGVKWVYKTKYKPDGEVDRYKARNSEKMFIELKEAMKQNFEMTY, from the exons ATGGTGATAGGGTTACCAAATATAAAAGCTCCTAGTAATCCTTGTGAAAGTTGTATACTAGGAAAACATCAGAGAGATTCATTTCTGATTAGAAATTCAAGGCGTGCAAAACAGTCATTAGAGTTAGTTCACACTGATATATGTGGACCGGTTGAGGTAGAATCTATTGGTCACAAAAGGTATTTTTTACTTTTCGTGGATGATTATACAAGCAAAATATGGATATATTTTCTTAGAGAAAAATTAGAAGCATTCAACAAGTTCAAAGAATTCAAAGCTCTTATTGAAAAGCAATGTGGATcttatttaaaaacattaagATTAGATAGAGGAGGAGAATTCACGTCTAATGAATTCAATGACTATTGCAAGCAAGAAGGAATTAGGCGTGAGTTAACTGCAAGCTATACTCCACAGCAAAATGGTATAgcagaaaggaaaaatcgaacaaTATTTGAGATG GTGTCCAACAAAGAGCGTTCGTGGAAGGACACCAAAAGAAGCTTGGACAG TGATGTTACAAAAGGTTACAAGTCATATAATCCGGAtagaaaaaaagtaataataagcAGGGATGTCCACTtcgttgaagatgaagaatggcAATGGGACAACGCGACTGATACAAATACTAATGTCAGTGTGAATGAAACAAATTTTAATGATACTCTTGAACGTGTTACCACAGAGCCATTGTCGTCGGCATCATTATCACTACATCAAGAATG GGATGATGATGAAAGTGATAATGATGCAAATGATGATATAGCAAATTTTTGCTTATTTGCCGATTGTGATCCCGTTTCATTTGATGTTGCAATAATAAATGAGAAGTGGGTCCAAATAAGGAAAGAGGTGATTCATTCCATTGAGAAAAATAATACTTGGGAACTAACTAGTTTACCACCTAGAAAAAAGGATATTGGTGTGAAATGGGTTTATAAGACAAAGTATAAACCTGACGGTGAGGTAGATCGCTATAAAGCAAG GAACAGTGAGAAAATGTTTATAGAATTAAAGGAAGCAATGAAACAAAACT